One Ahaetulla prasina isolate Xishuangbanna chromosome 1, ASM2864084v1, whole genome shotgun sequence DNA window includes the following coding sequences:
- the MSH6 gene encoding DNA mismatch repair protein Msh6 isoform X1, with amino-acid sequence MSRQSSLLTFFSKPAEKNHDSGSPARDTEDRPQVSASAPSSSQGRTPTLPADCDFSDFSPGDLVWAKLEGYPWWPCLVYAHPTEGSLLRGRGRASRIHVQFFEDDPSRGWVSIRYIRPYKGSSGRDTQRGGMFYSSRPEILRAMELADAAMRKDKSERLGLAVCDKPSESEEEEEEEMEQVSDEGDDFDTVKEVKSRNKRIIRRKHSDGKAKKRKVFMDSDTDNEGSDMEFQPDEVSSDENSIEMYDNEISESETVPEKKRSVKVLTKHSPKQMQEKACKPPQEVNLKNNLSETPSREIFPDFMHKLASYAAPESFDFRPSINGGAAGGGGGDGNPTVWEHEKIDWLQDGKRKDGHRRRQNDPDYDQSTLFVPEDYLKNCTPGMRKWWELKSQNFDAVIFYKVGKFYELYHMDAVVGVNKLGLVFMKGTWAHSGFPEMAFDRFSNVLVQKGYKVVRVEQMETPEMMEARCKSLAHPTRFDRVVRREVCRIISKGTQTYNILDGDYTETHNKYLLCVKEKTDDSAGLYRTYGVCFVDTTVGKFFIGQFPDDRHCSRFRTLLAHYIPVQILFEKGNPSAETQKILKGLISFTIQESLTPGSQFWNASKTLKTLIEEGYFQNNENTNSGITLPPVIRSMTAENDSLGLTPAENGELALSALGSCVFYLKKCIIDKELISMANFEEYIPVDIDIVNKTRSSSVCEKTNQRMVLDGVTLANLEILQNATRSSIEGTLLEKIDTCCTPFGRRLLKQWLCAPLCNPCAINDRLDAVEDLLAEAAKMSDIRDRLKKLPDLERLLSKIHSIGSSLKNQNHPDNKAILYEEARYSKKRIIDFLSALEGFNIIIEILSILEGTVDGFKSKILKQIATVKSKNPAGCFPDLKAELERWDSAFDHNVARRTGVVNPRTGFDSDYDKALADISEIEENLRQYLEVQRKRLGVRAVMYWGAGKNRYQMEIAETAVPRDLPDEYIMKSSRKGYKRYWTKDIEKMLNDIINAEERRDAAQKDCMKRLFYDFDKTRKDWQAAVECIAVLDVLLCLAHYSQGCDGPLCRPEILLPENTSPFLELKSSRHPCITKTFFGDDFIPNDIVIGLEDEKTNSRATCVLVTGPNMGGKSTLMRQAGLLVIMAQLGCFVPAESCRLTPVDRVFTRLGASDRIMSGESTFFVELSETSSILQHATEHSLVLMDELGRGTATFDGTAIASAVVKELSENIKCRTMFSTHYHSLVEDYSHSLSVRLGHMACMVENECEDPSQETITFLYKFVKGACPKSYGFNAARLADIPEEVIQKGHKKAKEFEKAVLSMKVFRNLCWIAEGALAARDYLDKLTLLHV; translated from the exons atgtcCCGCCAAAGCAGCCTCCTCACGTTTTTCTCAAAGCCTGCGGAGAAGAATCATGACAGCGGCAGCCCCGCTAGAGACACCGAGGACCGCCCCCAGGTTTCGGCCAGTGCCCCTAGTAGCAGCCAGGGCAGGACGCCGACGCTGCCGGCGGATTG tGACTTCAGTGACTTTTCACCTGGTGATTTAGTTTGGGCCAAACTTGAAGGCTACCCATGGTGGCCATGCCTTGTGTATGCGCACCCAACAGAAGGATCCCTTttaagggggagaggaagagcaTCACGTATCCATGTACAGTTTTTTGAGGATGACCCTTCAAGGGGCTGGGTTAGCATTAGATACATAAGACCATATAAAG GTTCTTCAGGAAGAGACACCCAGAGGGGAGGTATGTTTTACAGTTCAAGACCTGAAATTTTAAGAGCAATGGAACTGGCAGATGCTGCTATGAGAAAGGATAAAAGTGAACGACTAGGTCTAGCTGTGTGTGACAAACCTTCAGaaagtgaagaagaggaggaagaagaaatggag CAGGTGAGTGATGAAGGCGATGATTTCGACACAGTAAAGGAAGTCAAAAGTAGAAATAAAAGGATAATTAGACGAAAGCATTCTGATGGAAAAGCCAAAAAGAGAAAGGTTTTCATGGATTCAGATACAGATAATGAGGGTTCCGATATGGAATTCCAGCCGGATGAAGTTAGCAGTGATGAAAATAGTATTGAAATGTATGACAATGAAATTTCTGAATCTGAAACTGTCCCTGAAAAGAAGCGTTCCGTTAAAGTACTCACTAAACATTCTCCTAAACAAATGCAGGAAAAGGCATGTAAACCCCCCCAAGAAGTTAATCTTAAAAACAACCTCTCTGAAACACCCAGTAGGGAAATCTTTCCTGATTTCATGCATAAATTAGCATCTTATGCAGCTCCTGAAAGTTTTGATTTTCGACCAAGCATTAATGGAGGAGCAgccggagggggaggaggagatggtAATCCAACCGTATGGGAGCATGAAAAAATAGATTGGCTTCAGGATGGTAAAAGGAAGGATGGTCATAGAAGACGACAAAATGATCCAGATTATGACCAAAGTACTTTATTTGTGCCAGAGGATTATCTTAAAAACTGCACTCCAGGAATGCGGAAATGGTGGGAGTTGAAGAGTCAAAATTTTGATGCTGTGATTTTTTATAAAGTTGGAAAATTTTATGAATTGTATCATATGGATGCTGTTGTTGGTGTAAATAAGCTTGGATTGGTATTTATGAAAGGCACTTGGGCTCATTCAGGTTTTCCAGAAATGGCATTTGATAGATTCTCCAATGTCCTGGTCCAAAAAGGTTATAAAGTTGTACGAGTCGAGCAGATGGAGACTCCCGAGATGATGGAAGCACGGTGTAAGTCTTTGGCTCACCCAACAAGATTTGACAGAGTTGTGCGCCGAGAAGTATGCAGAATAATTTCCAAAGGAACACAGACCTACAATATTCTTGATGGTGACTATACAGAGACCCACAACAAATACCTTCTTTGCgtaaaagaaaaaacagatgattCTGCTGGCCTGTATCGTACTTATGGAGTTTGCTTTGTTGATACAACAGTTGGaaagttttttattggccagtttCCGGATGACCGTCATTGTTCTAGGTTTAGAACACTTCTGGCTCATTATATTCCTGTACAGATACTTTTTGAGAAAGGAAACCCCTCTGCAGAAACACAAAAGATACTTAAAGGCTTAATCTCTTTTACTATTCAAGAAAGCTTGACTCCTGGTTCTCAGTTCTGGAATGCatctaaaactttaaaaactctCATTGAAGAAGGTTATTTTCAGAACAATGAGAATACAAATAGTGGAATCACTCTGCCCCCAGTAATCAGATCCATGACTGCAGAAAATGATTCACTGGGACTTACTCCTGCAGAAAACGGTGAACTTGCTCTCTCTGCTCTAGGCAGTTGTGTATTTTACcttaaaaaatgtattattgaCAAGGAACTTATATCAATGGCAAATTTTGAAGAATACATTCCTGTAGATATTGATATAGTTAACAAAACCAGATCAAGTAGTGTGTGTGAGAAAACAAACCAGCGAATGGTACTAGATGGGGTAACACTGGCAAACCTGGAAATACTGCAGAATGCAACCAGGAGTTCAATAGAGGGCACATTATTGGAAAAAATTGATACTTGTTGTACACCTTTTGGAAGAAGACTCCTGAAGCAATGGCTCTGTGCACCATTATGTAATCCTTGTGCCATTAACGATCGCCTGGATGCAGTTGAAGATCTTCTAGCTGAGGCTGCTAAAATGTCTGATATCCGTGATCGTCTCAAAAAGCTCCCAGATCTTGAAAGGCTTTTGAGCAAAATTCACAGTATTGGATCTTCTCTTAAGAACCAGAACCATCCAGACAATAAGGCTATTTTATATGAGGAGGCTAGGTACAGCAAGAAAAGGATTATAGATTTCTTGTCTGCACTGGAAGGATTTAACATAATAATTGAAATTCTCTCAATTTTGGAAGGTACTGTTGATGGCTTTAAGTCTAAAATACTAAAACAAATAGCAACAGTGAAATCAAAAAATCCGGCAGGCTGCTTCCCAGACTTGAAAGCAGAACTTGAAAGATGGGATTCTGCCTTTGATCATAATGTAGCACGGAGGACAGGTGTGGTTAATCCAAGAACTGGTTTTGATTCCGATTACGATAAAGCTTTAGCAGATATCAGTGAAATTGAGGAAAATCTTCGTCAGTATTTGGAAGTACAACGCAAAAGACTTGGTGTCAGAGCTGTGATGTATTGGGGAGCAGGCAAAAACCGTTACCAAATGGAGATTGCAGAAACTGCTGTGCCTCGGGATTTGCCTGATGAATATATCATGAAGTCCAGTAGAAAGGGCTATAAACGTTACTGGACAAAAGACATAGAAAAGATGTTAAATGATATTATCAATGCTGAAGAACGGAGAGATGCAGCACAAAAAGATTGTATGAAAAGATTATTCTATGACTTCGATAAAACCAGAAAAGATTGGCAAGCTGCGGTGGAATGCATTGCTGTTCTAG aTGTTTTGTTATGCCTTGCACACTATAGTCAGGGATGTGATGGACCATTGTGCCGCCCAGAAATCTTGTTGCCAGAGAACACCTCACCTTTTCTGGAGCTCAAAAGTTCACGTCATCCATGCATTACAAAAACATTCTTTGGAGATGATTTCATCCCTAATGATATTGTAATAGGCTTAGAGGATGAAAAAACAAACAGTAGAGCTACTTGTGTCCTTGTGACTGGTCCAAACATGGGAGGAAAATCTACACTCATGAGACAG GCTGGTCTCTTGGTAATAATGGCTCAGTTGGGATGCTTTGTACCTGCTGAATCTTGCAGGCTTACTCCTGTTGATAGAGTGTTCACTAGACTAGGAGCTTCAGATAGAATTATGTCAG GAGAGAGtacattctttgttgagcttaGTGAGACTTCGAGTATACTGCAACATGCAACAGAGCATTCCCTTGTTCTTATGGACGAGCTAG GGAGAGGAACAGCGACTTTTGATGGAACTGCTATTGCTAGTGCAGTTGTCAAAGAACTTTCAGAGAATATTAAGTGCCGTACAATGTTTTCAACACATTACCATTCTTTAGTAGAAGATTATTCTCACAGTCTCTCTGTACGATTGGGACACATG GCTTGTATGGTAGAAAATGAGTGTGAAGATCCTAGTCAAGAAACAATCACATTCCTTTATAAATTTGTTAAGGGGGCTTGCCCTAAAAGTTATGGATTTAATGCTGCAAGGCTTGCTGACATTCCAGAAGAAGTGATTCAGAAAGGCCACAAAAAGGCAAAAGAGTTTGAAAAAGCTGTTCTTTcaatgaaagtatttag GAATCTTTGTTGGATAGCTGAAGGAGCATTAGCAGCCAGAGACTATCTTGACAAACTAACTCTGCTTCATGTTTGA
- the MSH6 gene encoding DNA mismatch repair protein Msh6 isoform X2: protein MSRQSSLLTFFSKPAEKNHDSGSPARDTEDRPQVSASAPSSSQGRTPTLPADCDFSDFSPGDLVWAKLEGYPWWPCLVYAHPTEGSLLRGRGRASRIHVQFFEDDPSRGWVSIRYIRPYKGSSGRDTQRGGMFYSSRPEILRAMELADAAMRKDKSERLGLAVCDKPSESEEEEEEEMEVSDEGDDFDTVKEVKSRNKRIIRRKHSDGKAKKRKVFMDSDTDNEGSDMEFQPDEVSSDENSIEMYDNEISESETVPEKKRSVKVLTKHSPKQMQEKACKPPQEVNLKNNLSETPSREIFPDFMHKLASYAAPESFDFRPSINGGAAGGGGGDGNPTVWEHEKIDWLQDGKRKDGHRRRQNDPDYDQSTLFVPEDYLKNCTPGMRKWWELKSQNFDAVIFYKVGKFYELYHMDAVVGVNKLGLVFMKGTWAHSGFPEMAFDRFSNVLVQKGYKVVRVEQMETPEMMEARCKSLAHPTRFDRVVRREVCRIISKGTQTYNILDGDYTETHNKYLLCVKEKTDDSAGLYRTYGVCFVDTTVGKFFIGQFPDDRHCSRFRTLLAHYIPVQILFEKGNPSAETQKILKGLISFTIQESLTPGSQFWNASKTLKTLIEEGYFQNNENTNSGITLPPVIRSMTAENDSLGLTPAENGELALSALGSCVFYLKKCIIDKELISMANFEEYIPVDIDIVNKTRSSSVCEKTNQRMVLDGVTLANLEILQNATRSSIEGTLLEKIDTCCTPFGRRLLKQWLCAPLCNPCAINDRLDAVEDLLAEAAKMSDIRDRLKKLPDLERLLSKIHSIGSSLKNQNHPDNKAILYEEARYSKKRIIDFLSALEGFNIIIEILSILEGTVDGFKSKILKQIATVKSKNPAGCFPDLKAELERWDSAFDHNVARRTGVVNPRTGFDSDYDKALADISEIEENLRQYLEVQRKRLGVRAVMYWGAGKNRYQMEIAETAVPRDLPDEYIMKSSRKGYKRYWTKDIEKMLNDIINAEERRDAAQKDCMKRLFYDFDKTRKDWQAAVECIAVLDVLLCLAHYSQGCDGPLCRPEILLPENTSPFLELKSSRHPCITKTFFGDDFIPNDIVIGLEDEKTNSRATCVLVTGPNMGGKSTLMRQAGLLVIMAQLGCFVPAESCRLTPVDRVFTRLGASDRIMSGESTFFVELSETSSILQHATEHSLVLMDELGRGTATFDGTAIASAVVKELSENIKCRTMFSTHYHSLVEDYSHSLSVRLGHMACMVENECEDPSQETITFLYKFVKGACPKSYGFNAARLADIPEEVIQKGHKKAKEFEKAVLSMKVFRNLCWIAEGALAARDYLDKLTLLHV from the exons atgtcCCGCCAAAGCAGCCTCCTCACGTTTTTCTCAAAGCCTGCGGAGAAGAATCATGACAGCGGCAGCCCCGCTAGAGACACCGAGGACCGCCCCCAGGTTTCGGCCAGTGCCCCTAGTAGCAGCCAGGGCAGGACGCCGACGCTGCCGGCGGATTG tGACTTCAGTGACTTTTCACCTGGTGATTTAGTTTGGGCCAAACTTGAAGGCTACCCATGGTGGCCATGCCTTGTGTATGCGCACCCAACAGAAGGATCCCTTttaagggggagaggaagagcaTCACGTATCCATGTACAGTTTTTTGAGGATGACCCTTCAAGGGGCTGGGTTAGCATTAGATACATAAGACCATATAAAG GTTCTTCAGGAAGAGACACCCAGAGGGGAGGTATGTTTTACAGTTCAAGACCTGAAATTTTAAGAGCAATGGAACTGGCAGATGCTGCTATGAGAAAGGATAAAAGTGAACGACTAGGTCTAGCTGTGTGTGACAAACCTTCAGaaagtgaagaagaggaggaagaagaaatggag GTGAGTGATGAAGGCGATGATTTCGACACAGTAAAGGAAGTCAAAAGTAGAAATAAAAGGATAATTAGACGAAAGCATTCTGATGGAAAAGCCAAAAAGAGAAAGGTTTTCATGGATTCAGATACAGATAATGAGGGTTCCGATATGGAATTCCAGCCGGATGAAGTTAGCAGTGATGAAAATAGTATTGAAATGTATGACAATGAAATTTCTGAATCTGAAACTGTCCCTGAAAAGAAGCGTTCCGTTAAAGTACTCACTAAACATTCTCCTAAACAAATGCAGGAAAAGGCATGTAAACCCCCCCAAGAAGTTAATCTTAAAAACAACCTCTCTGAAACACCCAGTAGGGAAATCTTTCCTGATTTCATGCATAAATTAGCATCTTATGCAGCTCCTGAAAGTTTTGATTTTCGACCAAGCATTAATGGAGGAGCAgccggagggggaggaggagatggtAATCCAACCGTATGGGAGCATGAAAAAATAGATTGGCTTCAGGATGGTAAAAGGAAGGATGGTCATAGAAGACGACAAAATGATCCAGATTATGACCAAAGTACTTTATTTGTGCCAGAGGATTATCTTAAAAACTGCACTCCAGGAATGCGGAAATGGTGGGAGTTGAAGAGTCAAAATTTTGATGCTGTGATTTTTTATAAAGTTGGAAAATTTTATGAATTGTATCATATGGATGCTGTTGTTGGTGTAAATAAGCTTGGATTGGTATTTATGAAAGGCACTTGGGCTCATTCAGGTTTTCCAGAAATGGCATTTGATAGATTCTCCAATGTCCTGGTCCAAAAAGGTTATAAAGTTGTACGAGTCGAGCAGATGGAGACTCCCGAGATGATGGAAGCACGGTGTAAGTCTTTGGCTCACCCAACAAGATTTGACAGAGTTGTGCGCCGAGAAGTATGCAGAATAATTTCCAAAGGAACACAGACCTACAATATTCTTGATGGTGACTATACAGAGACCCACAACAAATACCTTCTTTGCgtaaaagaaaaaacagatgattCTGCTGGCCTGTATCGTACTTATGGAGTTTGCTTTGTTGATACAACAGTTGGaaagttttttattggccagtttCCGGATGACCGTCATTGTTCTAGGTTTAGAACACTTCTGGCTCATTATATTCCTGTACAGATACTTTTTGAGAAAGGAAACCCCTCTGCAGAAACACAAAAGATACTTAAAGGCTTAATCTCTTTTACTATTCAAGAAAGCTTGACTCCTGGTTCTCAGTTCTGGAATGCatctaaaactttaaaaactctCATTGAAGAAGGTTATTTTCAGAACAATGAGAATACAAATAGTGGAATCACTCTGCCCCCAGTAATCAGATCCATGACTGCAGAAAATGATTCACTGGGACTTACTCCTGCAGAAAACGGTGAACTTGCTCTCTCTGCTCTAGGCAGTTGTGTATTTTACcttaaaaaatgtattattgaCAAGGAACTTATATCAATGGCAAATTTTGAAGAATACATTCCTGTAGATATTGATATAGTTAACAAAACCAGATCAAGTAGTGTGTGTGAGAAAACAAACCAGCGAATGGTACTAGATGGGGTAACACTGGCAAACCTGGAAATACTGCAGAATGCAACCAGGAGTTCAATAGAGGGCACATTATTGGAAAAAATTGATACTTGTTGTACACCTTTTGGAAGAAGACTCCTGAAGCAATGGCTCTGTGCACCATTATGTAATCCTTGTGCCATTAACGATCGCCTGGATGCAGTTGAAGATCTTCTAGCTGAGGCTGCTAAAATGTCTGATATCCGTGATCGTCTCAAAAAGCTCCCAGATCTTGAAAGGCTTTTGAGCAAAATTCACAGTATTGGATCTTCTCTTAAGAACCAGAACCATCCAGACAATAAGGCTATTTTATATGAGGAGGCTAGGTACAGCAAGAAAAGGATTATAGATTTCTTGTCTGCACTGGAAGGATTTAACATAATAATTGAAATTCTCTCAATTTTGGAAGGTACTGTTGATGGCTTTAAGTCTAAAATACTAAAACAAATAGCAACAGTGAAATCAAAAAATCCGGCAGGCTGCTTCCCAGACTTGAAAGCAGAACTTGAAAGATGGGATTCTGCCTTTGATCATAATGTAGCACGGAGGACAGGTGTGGTTAATCCAAGAACTGGTTTTGATTCCGATTACGATAAAGCTTTAGCAGATATCAGTGAAATTGAGGAAAATCTTCGTCAGTATTTGGAAGTACAACGCAAAAGACTTGGTGTCAGAGCTGTGATGTATTGGGGAGCAGGCAAAAACCGTTACCAAATGGAGATTGCAGAAACTGCTGTGCCTCGGGATTTGCCTGATGAATATATCATGAAGTCCAGTAGAAAGGGCTATAAACGTTACTGGACAAAAGACATAGAAAAGATGTTAAATGATATTATCAATGCTGAAGAACGGAGAGATGCAGCACAAAAAGATTGTATGAAAAGATTATTCTATGACTTCGATAAAACCAGAAAAGATTGGCAAGCTGCGGTGGAATGCATTGCTGTTCTAG aTGTTTTGTTATGCCTTGCACACTATAGTCAGGGATGTGATGGACCATTGTGCCGCCCAGAAATCTTGTTGCCAGAGAACACCTCACCTTTTCTGGAGCTCAAAAGTTCACGTCATCCATGCATTACAAAAACATTCTTTGGAGATGATTTCATCCCTAATGATATTGTAATAGGCTTAGAGGATGAAAAAACAAACAGTAGAGCTACTTGTGTCCTTGTGACTGGTCCAAACATGGGAGGAAAATCTACACTCATGAGACAG GCTGGTCTCTTGGTAATAATGGCTCAGTTGGGATGCTTTGTACCTGCTGAATCTTGCAGGCTTACTCCTGTTGATAGAGTGTTCACTAGACTAGGAGCTTCAGATAGAATTATGTCAG GAGAGAGtacattctttgttgagcttaGTGAGACTTCGAGTATACTGCAACATGCAACAGAGCATTCCCTTGTTCTTATGGACGAGCTAG GGAGAGGAACAGCGACTTTTGATGGAACTGCTATTGCTAGTGCAGTTGTCAAAGAACTTTCAGAGAATATTAAGTGCCGTACAATGTTTTCAACACATTACCATTCTTTAGTAGAAGATTATTCTCACAGTCTCTCTGTACGATTGGGACACATG GCTTGTATGGTAGAAAATGAGTGTGAAGATCCTAGTCAAGAAACAATCACATTCCTTTATAAATTTGTTAAGGGGGCTTGCCCTAAAAGTTATGGATTTAATGCTGCAAGGCTTGCTGACATTCCAGAAGAAGTGATTCAGAAAGGCCACAAAAAGGCAAAAGAGTTTGAAAAAGCTGTTCTTTcaatgaaagtatttag GAATCTTTGTTGGATAGCTGAAGGAGCATTAGCAGCCAGAGACTATCTTGACAAACTAACTCTGCTTCATGTTTGA